The following proteins are encoded in a genomic region of Catellatospora sp. TT07R-123:
- a CDS encoding sporulation protein produces MVFKKLLASLGLGGVEVDTVLSPHPTTPGGPLTGQVNLRAKSDTDITAIWVLLVATTPFGETELGRQQVAGGMRVAGGSTQSVPFTLAVPMFAPFTSLYGQNLPGGGIGVRTEVAVASGSAKGDWDPVRVDAAPAHQQIIDALGTIGCRFARNELRPGATAGLPAPVAQAVTFYAPLPEGQQPGPHIPQLTFTFTATGDVLVVLTELSARPGSADRHDLPPADVARLSAEGGWVGEVDRWIVAALDKLGQAPAATPGSFMQPHAPAGQHRGHAPGYGQPGYGQPGYGHRPQQGHGYAYGGHGDYRYGGYQGRPSMAGAVAAGVGGAALGFLGGMVIGDMIGDAFSPDVAEAIDDPGAAAADYAGFEDGGFDGGFDGGDFGDF; encoded by the coding sequence GTGGTCTTCAAGAAACTGCTCGCCAGTCTCGGCCTGGGCGGCGTCGAGGTCGACACCGTCCTGTCGCCGCACCCGACCACCCCCGGCGGGCCGCTGACCGGGCAGGTCAACCTGCGCGCCAAGTCCGACACCGACATCACCGCGATCTGGGTGCTGCTGGTGGCCACCACCCCGTTCGGGGAGACCGAACTGGGCCGCCAGCAGGTCGCCGGCGGGATGCGGGTGGCGGGTGGATCGACGCAGTCGGTGCCGTTCACTCTCGCAGTCCCCATGTTCGCGCCGTTCACGAGCCTGTACGGGCAGAATCTGCCCGGCGGCGGGATCGGCGTGCGCACCGAGGTCGCCGTCGCCTCCGGCAGCGCCAAGGGCGACTGGGACCCCGTGCGCGTCGACGCCGCCCCCGCCCACCAGCAGATCATCGACGCGCTCGGCACCATCGGGTGCCGGTTCGCCCGCAACGAGCTGCGGCCCGGCGCGACCGCCGGGCTGCCCGCCCCGGTGGCGCAGGCGGTCACGTTCTACGCGCCGCTACCGGAGGGCCAGCAGCCGGGCCCGCACATTCCGCAGCTGACCTTCACCTTCACCGCCACGGGCGACGTGCTGGTCGTGCTGACCGAACTCAGCGCCCGGCCCGGCAGCGCCGACCGCCACGACCTTCCGCCGGCCGACGTCGCGCGGTTGAGCGCCGAGGGCGGCTGGGTCGGCGAGGTCGACCGGTGGATCGTCGCCGCGCTGGACAAGCTGGGCCAGGCCCCGGCCGCGACGCCCGGCTCGTTCATGCAGCCGCACGCCCCCGCCGGCCAGCATCGCGGTCACGCACCCGGCTACGGTCAGCCCGGATACGGTCAGCCCGGATACGGCCACCGGCCGCAGCAGGGGCACGGCTACGCCTACGGCGGCCACGGCGACTACCGGTACGGCGGCTACCAGGGCAGGCCCAGCATGGCCGGCGCGGTCGCCGCGGGTGTCGGCGGCGCCGCGCTGGGCTTCCTCGGCGGCATGGTCATCGGCGACATGATCGGAGACGCGTTCTCGCCCGACGTGGCCGAGGCGATCGACGACCCGGGTGCGGCCGCGGCCGACTACGCCGGCTTCGAGGACGGCGGCTTCGACGGCGGATTCGACGGCGGCGACTTCGGAGACTTCTGA
- a CDS encoding Bax inhibitor-1/YccA family protein, whose protein sequence is MKSSNPVLGRITAAAQQPTYTVAGGPAPTYSYAGRTYQQPDAGYGYPETVQAPRDVMTIDDVVVKTVSLIGAAAAAAAATWILVPPPAMGVVWIAAMLIGLVLGLVISFAQVTNPAVLFAYAIVEGVFLGAVSKAFETRWNGIVAQAVIATLGVFLVMAALYKARIVRATPKFMKVVIGAAAGLGVVMLINLVISLFTGSAGPLRDGGGIAIVFSLVCIVVAALMFVVTFQQIEDGIAAGLPRKYGWLGAFGILVELVWLYLEILRLISYFQED, encoded by the coding sequence GTGAAGTCCTCCAACCCGGTGCTCGGGCGGATCACCGCCGCCGCGCAGCAGCCGACCTACACCGTGGCCGGCGGGCCCGCCCCCACTTACAGCTACGCCGGGCGCACCTACCAGCAGCCGGACGCCGGCTACGGCTACCCCGAGACCGTGCAGGCACCGCGTGACGTCATGACCATCGACGACGTCGTGGTCAAGACCGTGTCGCTGATCGGCGCGGCGGCTGCCGCAGCGGCCGCCACGTGGATCCTCGTGCCGCCGCCGGCCATGGGCGTGGTGTGGATCGCCGCGATGCTCATCGGCCTGGTGCTCGGCCTGGTCATCTCGTTCGCGCAGGTCACCAACCCGGCCGTGCTGTTCGCGTACGCGATCGTCGAAGGCGTGTTCCTCGGCGCGGTGTCCAAGGCGTTCGAGACCCGCTGGAACGGCATCGTCGCCCAGGCCGTCATCGCCACCCTCGGCGTCTTCCTGGTCATGGCCGCGCTGTACAAGGCGCGGATCGTCCGGGCCACGCCGAAGTTCATGAAGGTCGTGATCGGCGCCGCCGCAGGCCTGGGCGTCGTCATGCTCATCAACCTCGTGATCAGCCTGTTCACCGGCTCGGCCGGGCCGCTGCGCGACGGCGGCGGCATCGCGATCGTCTTCAGCCTGGTCTGCATCGTCGTCGCGGCGCTCATGTTCGTCGTGACCTTCCAGCAGATCGAGGACGGCATCGCCGCCGGGCTGCCGCGCAAGTACGGATGGCTGGGCGCGTTCGGCATCCTCGTGGAACTGGTCTGGCTCTACCTGGAGATCCTGCGGCTGATCTCCTACTTCCAGGAGGACTGA
- a CDS encoding EAL domain-containing protein has translation MPSASRAGGSAPGGSGGDAEFDAILDRRALYPVFQPIVVLATGRVAGYEALARGPAGSAFELPAAMFGHALRAGRLGELDWVARAVAFRHALRAGLPYEMPLFVNVEPMALRTRCPPDLVASVDDGAERLQVVAEITERFLGEDPAALMALMTRVRGRGARIALDDVGSNPASLALMSLLSPEVIKLDREVVQHPDTAVARQVVQAVRAESARTGAVVLAEGIETPQHRASAIAMGATLGQGWLFGRPGPLPRRHTHPGADLPRSAGSRAGDSTPFQIARRYRDPALTTRRALIRVSARLEAMASRAPEAMVLLATFQHRVHFTATVRTRYAAWAAGGAFIAVFAGGMPARPAPGLRGVTLRADDPLVGEWTVIVVNSYFAGGLFAEEVRSTGGDGQREFDAIVSYDRALLTEAAHSLLGRLNSRGGRSADG, from the coding sequence ATGCCCAGCGCCTCGCGGGCAGGCGGGTCTGCGCCCGGCGGCTCCGGCGGCGACGCCGAGTTCGACGCGATCTTGGACCGTCGCGCCCTCTACCCGGTCTTCCAGCCGATCGTGGTGCTGGCCACCGGCAGGGTCGCCGGTTACGAGGCGCTGGCGCGCGGACCGGCCGGTTCGGCCTTCGAGCTCCCGGCGGCGATGTTCGGGCACGCGCTGCGAGCGGGCCGGCTCGGGGAACTGGACTGGGTGGCGCGGGCTGTGGCGTTCCGGCACGCGCTGCGGGCGGGTCTGCCGTACGAGATGCCGCTGTTCGTCAACGTCGAGCCGATGGCGCTGCGGACCCGCTGCCCGCCCGACCTGGTCGCCTCGGTCGACGACGGTGCCGAGCGGCTCCAGGTGGTCGCCGAGATCACCGAGCGGTTCCTCGGGGAGGACCCCGCCGCCCTGATGGCGCTGATGACGCGCGTACGCGGTCGCGGGGCGCGCATCGCCCTGGACGACGTCGGGTCCAACCCCGCCAGCCTGGCGCTGATGTCCCTGCTCAGCCCCGAAGTGATCAAACTGGATCGGGAGGTCGTGCAGCACCCGGACACCGCCGTGGCGCGCCAGGTCGTGCAGGCGGTCCGGGCCGAGTCGGCGCGGACCGGAGCGGTGGTCCTCGCTGAGGGCATCGAGACCCCGCAGCACCGCGCCTCGGCGATCGCCATGGGGGCGACCCTGGGGCAGGGCTGGCTGTTCGGCCGCCCCGGCCCGCTGCCGCGCCGGCACACGCATCCCGGCGCCGACCTGCCCCGCAGCGCCGGGTCGCGCGCTGGGGACTCGACCCCGTTCCAGATCGCCCGCCGCTACCGCGACCCTGCCCTGACCACCAGGCGTGCGCTGATCCGGGTCAGCGCCCGGCTGGAGGCCATGGCCAGCCGCGCCCCGGAGGCCATGGTCCTGCTCGCGACGTTCCAGCACCGGGTCCACTTCACCGCGACGGTGCGCACCCGGTATGCCGCATGGGCCGCAGGCGGCGCCTTCATCGCGGTGTTCGCCGGCGGCATGCCGGCCCGTCCCGCGCCGGGCCTGCGCGGCGTGACGCTGCGCGCTGACGACCCGCTGGTGGGGGAGTGGACGGTCATCGTCGTGAACAGCTATTTCGCCGGGGGCCTGTTCGCCGAGGAGGTCCGGTCGACCGGCGGGGACGGCCAGCGGGAGTTCGACGCGATCGTCAGCTACGACCGGGCGCTGCTCACCGAGGCGGCCCACAGCCTGCTGGGACGGCTCAACTCCCGGGGCGGACGGTCCGCGGACGGCTGA
- a CDS encoding serine hydrolase — protein sequence MGVALAACVALLLAGSAAAAAPPSAAGPAPHRAGLKPVDQNALERAVRAAAEQMLVPGAMVLVRTPEGTYRAAAGTTELGAQLPPTADTHFRIASNTKTMTAALITLLAQDGGLSFGDPVSAYVDGVPNGANITIADLLKMRSGLYGYTNAPELATAMDADLGRVWTPQEMLDIAFKRPPNFAPNTGYEYSNTNYALLGLVAEKVGGKPLAEQFQQRLLGPLGLRQTSLPAATDDKIPAPYSHGYMYGGTAYALVDEPYPAEMQAAARAGTLKPIDYTNQNPSYATAAGGAVSTADDLAVWISSLVTGKVFDAAFRRQWLDSLQAEDPAHPDGQKYGYGISYQRFAPNAAMYYHGGELPGFNSFMGHDPDNGVTIVIWTNLPVAPDGRTTANALLPTVLDQVYGLSLAPAPTPTS from the coding sequence GTGGGTGTCGCGCTCGCGGCCTGTGTGGCGTTGCTGCTCGCGGGCAGTGCGGCCGCCGCGGCACCCCCGTCGGCCGCCGGACCGGCACCGCACCGCGCGGGGCTGAAGCCCGTCGACCAGAACGCCCTTGAGCGCGCCGTGCGCGCCGCCGCCGAGCAGATGCTGGTCCCCGGCGCGATGGTGCTGGTACGCACCCCGGAAGGCACTTACCGCGCCGCCGCCGGGACCACCGAACTCGGTGCGCAGCTCCCGCCCACCGCCGACACGCACTTCCGGATCGCGTCGAACACCAAGACCATGACCGCCGCGCTGATCACACTGCTGGCCCAGGACGGCGGACTCAGCTTCGGCGATCCGGTGTCGGCCTATGTGGACGGCGTGCCCAACGGGGCGAACATCACCATCGCGGACCTGCTGAAGATGCGCAGCGGCCTCTACGGTTACACCAACGCCCCGGAACTGGCCACGGCCATGGACGCCGACCTGGGCCGGGTCTGGACGCCGCAGGAGATGCTCGACATCGCGTTCAAGCGGCCGCCGAACTTCGCGCCGAACACCGGCTACGAGTACAGCAACACCAACTATGCGCTGCTGGGCCTGGTGGCGGAGAAGGTAGGCGGCAAGCCGCTCGCCGAGCAGTTCCAGCAGCGGCTGCTCGGCCCGCTCGGGCTGCGCCAGACCTCGCTGCCGGCCGCCACCGACGACAAGATCCCGGCACCCTACTCCCACGGCTACATGTACGGCGGCACCGCCTACGCCCTGGTCGACGAGCCGTACCCGGCCGAGATGCAGGCCGCCGCCCGCGCCGGCACGCTCAAGCCCATCGACTACACCAACCAGAACCCGTCCTACGCCACCGCGGCAGGCGGGGCCGTCTCGACCGCCGACGATCTGGCAGTCTGGATCAGCTCCCTGGTCACGGGCAAGGTGTTCGACGCCGCCTTCCGCCGGCAGTGGCTGGACAGCCTGCAAGCCGAGGACCCCGCCCACCCGGACGGGCAGAAGTACGGGTACGGCATCTCCTACCAGCGCTTCGCGCCGAACGCCGCGATGTACTACCACGGCGGCGAACTGCCGGGCTTCAACTCGTTCATGGGCCACGACCCGGACAACGGGGTGACGATCGTGATCTGGACGAACCTGCCCGTGGCACCCGACGGCCGGACCACGGCCAACGCGCTGCTGCCGACGGTGCTGGACCAGGTCTACGGCCTGTCGCTCGCCCCGGCGCCGACCCCGACCAGCTGA
- a CDS encoding HEAT repeat domain-containing protein, producing MTPVSEPVRAAVRRADLGWLAAELETQDCTPAVLALLVRHQDPLLRHLGLERLGARLASPGIGESELAELAGLLPPTLDGPPETAQILARLHQQLWQYVPQQHRPRWRAAGLPIGVQLTWLWAELCHQPATLRHEPVGELLYQSVAATAAADTDQLDELIGELAASGDDILRHAALRLAREGLHSALLAPARAREHLDRLLESASTGVVVAALRELAEPWAALAALRRERLSPLLTGPVAPEPAVVDAAIAAAARHGHGDLLWDVVVAEAMPPGSRQRALRVLGNLAGHEDIGGLLAVAAADPLLLAGPVLACLAGMHRRGLFPAGADAAPIVGLALADHSVSAVEVATVVFTCRREALRALVVEDPGDVMWPRRLELLVELARQGSGDLPVGDAIAGVLPAASRPEPFLAAIRALRHTPAEVAVVDLLPRAAAAALDALEAVGGGHTAAMLRDGLGLTCPDGDAAIAPHLRPVRHQALELLWQLTDDPDERAAILARLDPRDVPGRIAADLGAPDRHELALLAGGFDPVDPVAALTVLARNGDAGVLAAIGDLLLRIVADLAAAWEPGAPARPADRARPDGRLMGEPAVPEEVVAAIHALGARLHARGKLRPFCLREAADARAAGHALVATVTLDLLERPDLSGGEQAVLLALLLRAPYAGTRARVHRLLRHRDRHVRKQVIALLAADATGQDAEALSASLIALTGARDGQTVRQALLALGHARARWAAPAVAACLEHPAMNVKKTAAGVLSQTGTPAVVPRLLFWLGRHDNPGLRAGLVEALRAVLGRAYAATVLAAAEQATDDRTRRLLLDGLDATLSARAVNALARQGSPVAPTLLALAAAGDLVLADGSAEDLAAQLAAHGIAVPARRAPDGADPCRADVDALVRDGWNTETALRLAAAHAARPPRLSAVQLARLRPTLPGWLDLAGTDPAVRPDALRLALRLCPAPWAAAEVKAFAGAARTLTAGLADTTGEDRDGLIAVLEKVAPTLSAAQCLDLAERLRAQPPTPAGRRSPLALLRGCRAVLTRADVDRALAAAQLGPDPWLAEAAVLRDAFAVTPAPASDEAAAWRLALEAAVRTPAALHEWRSRDDHSLTSRERLTALIDVFATAPRDVRGAMLDWMESLQPIDAPPWTLAETAHRPSPVPRTPQDGDLDQPRSAVQHQRLLAMLDAPAASRRGTAAAVLRGWPEPQTAGVVLRAFLRGRVDVATTGTLARALNSLDLSELRAVTDDDAARERAARVAFQLSPTELHRLLPLLLEWWEHGGSATRASVERALRATPGHLDTVAESLCGRLDAGAWGFVDLIAGQPLLRTPALAETRRRLLAAGRADLADRLILVDGPLRRPGTAGTATALAALRERPHPAAAPPASGASRRDLLDLVRTGDTGQIRRALTRLAEVDEDDRRADGTAVTGPDRELEDLLVGLLHHPEPRVRLHTHRIARRVLDRPAYLRHTAVLLDDSAPDVVRSAISTLSHGAYEPAVPAIVGLLTHPSTAVREAAADGLVRLGRPALPALTHAAGRARPDRRSRYTAIIEQISAREETAREQP from the coding sequence ATGACACCAGTGAGTGAGCCGGTCCGGGCCGCGGTGCGGCGAGCCGACCTCGGCTGGCTCGCCGCCGAACTCGAAACACAGGACTGCACACCGGCCGTCCTGGCGCTACTCGTCCGGCACCAGGACCCGCTGCTGCGCCATCTCGGCCTGGAACGGCTCGGCGCCCGGCTCGCGAGCCCCGGCATCGGCGAATCCGAACTCGCCGAACTCGCCGGTCTGCTGCCCCCGACGCTGGACGGACCGCCGGAGACGGCCCAGATCCTGGCCCGCCTCCACCAGCAGCTCTGGCAGTACGTCCCCCAGCAGCACCGGCCCCGGTGGCGGGCCGCCGGGCTGCCGATCGGCGTTCAGCTCACCTGGCTGTGGGCCGAGCTCTGCCACCAGCCCGCGACGCTCCGGCACGAGCCGGTCGGCGAGCTGCTCTACCAGTCCGTGGCCGCGACAGCGGCCGCCGACACCGACCAGCTCGACGAACTGATCGGTGAGCTGGCCGCCAGCGGTGACGACATCCTGCGGCACGCGGCGCTGCGACTGGCGCGGGAAGGGCTGCACAGCGCACTGCTGGCCCCGGCCCGTGCCCGTGAGCACCTCGACAGGCTGCTCGAATCCGCGAGCACCGGCGTGGTGGTCGCGGCGCTGCGCGAGCTGGCCGAACCGTGGGCCGCGCTCGCCGCGCTGCGACGGGAGCGGCTGTCGCCGCTGCTCACCGGTCCGGTGGCGCCGGAGCCGGCTGTCGTCGATGCGGCGATCGCGGCCGCGGCCCGGCACGGGCACGGTGACCTCCTGTGGGACGTCGTCGTGGCTGAGGCGATGCCGCCGGGCTCTCGCCAGCGTGCGCTGCGCGTGCTGGGGAACCTGGCCGGGCACGAGGACATCGGCGGGCTGCTGGCGGTCGCCGCCGCCGATCCGCTGCTGCTGGCCGGGCCTGTGCTCGCGTGCCTGGCGGGGATGCACCGGCGCGGCCTGTTCCCGGCCGGTGCCGACGCGGCGCCGATCGTCGGCCTCGCGCTGGCCGATCACAGCGTCTCCGCGGTGGAGGTGGCGACGGTCGTGTTCACCTGTCGGCGGGAGGCGCTGCGGGCGCTGGTCGTCGAGGATCCCGGCGACGTGATGTGGCCGCGGCGGCTGGAACTGCTGGTGGAACTCGCCCGTCAGGGCAGCGGCGACCTTCCGGTCGGCGACGCGATCGCCGGGGTGCTGCCGGCGGCGTCCCGTCCGGAGCCGTTCCTGGCCGCGATCCGGGCGTTGCGGCATACTCCCGCCGAGGTCGCCGTCGTCGACCTGCTGCCGCGTGCCGCCGCCGCCGCGCTGGACGCGCTGGAGGCCGTCGGCGGCGGGCATACTGCGGCCATGTTGCGCGACGGGCTCGGCCTGACCTGTCCCGACGGGGACGCGGCGATCGCGCCGCACCTGCGGCCGGTCCGCCATCAGGCCCTGGAGCTGCTGTGGCAGCTGACCGATGATCCCGACGAGCGGGCCGCGATCCTGGCCCGGCTGGACCCCCGCGACGTGCCCGGCCGGATCGCCGCCGACCTCGGCGCACCCGACCGGCATGAGCTGGCGCTGCTGGCCGGCGGGTTCGATCCGGTCGATCCGGTCGCGGCGCTGACCGTGCTGGCCCGCAACGGCGACGCCGGCGTCCTGGCGGCCATCGGCGACCTGCTGCTGCGGATCGTGGCGGACCTCGCGGCGGCGTGGGAGCCGGGCGCCCCGGCTCGGCCCGCCGACCGCGCACGCCCTGACGGACGGCTGATGGGAGAGCCTGCCGTGCCCGAGGAGGTCGTGGCCGCGATCCACGCCCTCGGCGCCCGCCTGCACGCCCGGGGCAAGCTGCGGCCGTTCTGCCTGCGCGAGGCGGCCGACGCCCGGGCAGCCGGCCACGCGCTCGTCGCGACGGTGACGCTGGACCTGCTGGAACGCCCCGACCTGTCCGGCGGCGAGCAGGCAGTCCTGCTCGCGCTGCTGCTGCGGGCTCCGTACGCCGGCACGCGGGCCCGGGTGCACCGGCTGCTGCGCCACCGCGACCGCCACGTCCGCAAGCAGGTGATCGCGCTGCTGGCCGCCGACGCCACCGGACAGGACGCCGAAGCCCTCTCGGCCAGCCTGATCGCGTTGACCGGCGCCCGCGACGGGCAGACCGTCCGGCAGGCGCTGCTCGCCCTCGGGCACGCTCGGGCGCGCTGGGCCGCACCGGCCGTCGCGGCCTGCCTGGAGCACCCCGCCATGAACGTCAAGAAGACCGCCGCGGGGGTGCTATCCCAGACCGGCACCCCCGCGGTGGTGCCGCGGCTGCTGTTCTGGCTCGGCCGTCACGACAACCCGGGTCTGCGAGCCGGGCTCGTCGAGGCGCTGCGGGCGGTCCTCGGCCGCGCCTACGCGGCCACGGTCCTCGCCGCGGCCGAACAGGCCACCGACGACCGGACCCGCAGGCTGCTCCTCGACGGGCTCGACGCGACGCTGTCGGCGCGGGCGGTCAACGCGCTGGCCCGGCAGGGATCGCCGGTCGCCCCGACGCTGCTGGCGCTGGCCGCCGCAGGCGACCTGGTGCTCGCCGACGGGTCCGCCGAAGACCTCGCGGCGCAGCTGGCGGCACACGGCATCGCCGTACCGGCGCGCCGGGCGCCGGACGGCGCGGACCCGTGCCGCGCGGACGTCGACGCGCTGGTACGCGACGGCTGGAACACCGAGACCGCGCTGCGGCTCGCCGCCGCGCACGCAGCCCGGCCGCCGCGGTTGAGCGCCGTCCAGCTCGCCCGGCTGCGACCGACGCTGCCCGGCTGGCTCGACCTGGCCGGCACCGACCCTGCTGTCCGGCCGGACGCGCTGCGGCTCGCCCTGCGGCTGTGTCCGGCTCCCTGGGCGGCCGCCGAGGTGAAGGCCTTCGCCGGGGCGGCCCGGACCCTGACCGCCGGGCTGGCCGACACCACGGGCGAGGACCGCGACGGACTCATCGCGGTGCTGGAGAAGGTCGCGCCGACCCTGTCCGCCGCCCAGTGCCTCGACCTCGCCGAACGGCTGCGCGCGCAGCCGCCCACCCCGGCCGGACGCCGGTCGCCGCTGGCGCTGCTGCGAGGGTGCCGCGCCGTCCTGACCCGCGCCGACGTCGACCGGGCGCTGGCCGCCGCCCAGCTCGGCCCCGACCCGTGGCTCGCCGAGGCCGCAGTGCTGCGCGACGCCTTCGCCGTGACCCCGGCCCCCGCCTCCGACGAGGCCGCCGCCTGGCGGCTCGCGCTCGAAGCCGCCGTACGCACCCCGGCCGCCCTCCACGAGTGGCGGTCCCGCGACGACCACTCGCTCACCTCCCGCGAGCGTCTCACCGCCCTGATCGACGTGTTCGCCACAGCGCCCCGCGACGTCCGCGGCGCGATGCTGGACTGGATGGAATCGCTCCAGCCCATCGACGCCCCGCCCTGGACCCTCGCCGAGACCGCCCACCGGCCCTCCCCCGTGCCACGGACCCCGCAGGACGGCGACCTCGACCAGCCGCGCTCGGCCGTGCAGCACCAGCGGCTCCTCGCCATGCTCGACGCACCCGCCGCGAGCAGGCGCGGCACGGCGGCGGCGGTGCTGCGGGGCTGGCCCGAGCCGCAGACCGCCGGTGTCGTGCTTCGCGCGTTCCTGCGCGGACGCGTCGACGTCGCGACCACCGGCACGCTCGCACGCGCCCTGAACAGCCTCGACCTGTCGGAGCTGCGGGCAGTCACCGATGACGACGCAGCCCGCGAACGGGCCGCCCGGGTCGCGTTCCAGCTCAGCCCGACCGAACTGCACCGGCTGCTCCCCCTGCTGCTGGAATGGTGGGAGCACGGCGGATCGGCCACCCGCGCATCGGTCGAGCGCGCGCTGCGGGCGACTCCCGGGCACCTCGACACCGTCGCCGAGAGCCTGTGCGGGCGCCTGGACGCCGGAGCCTGGGGTTTCGTCGATCTCATCGCCGGGCAGCCGCTGCTGCGGACCCCGGCGCTGGCCGAAACCCGCCGGCGCCTGCTCGCCGCAGGACGCGCCGATCTCGCCGACCGGCTCATCCTGGTGGACGGCCCGCTGCGCCGGCCCGGCACCGCAGGCACCGCCACGGCCCTCGCGGCGCTGCGCGAGCGGCCCCACCCGGCGGCGGCCCCGCCGGCGTCCGGTGCGTCGCGCCGCGATCTGCTCGACCTGGTCCGCACCGGCGACACCGGGCAGATCCGCCGCGCCCTCACCCGCCTGGCGGAAGTGGATGAGGACGACCGCCGGGCGGACGGCACAGCGGTCACCGGCCCGGACCGCGAACTGGAAGACCTGCTGGTCGGCCTGCTCCACCACCCCGAGCCCAGGGTCCGCCTGCACACCCACCGGATCGCCCGCCGGGTCCTGGACCGCCCCGCCTACCTGCGCCATACCGCGGTCCTGCTCGACGACTCCGCGCCCGACGTGGTCCGGTCGGCGATCAGCACCCTCAGCCACGGGGCCTACGAACCCGCGGTGCCCGCCATCGTCGGCCTGCTCACCCACCCGAGCACCGCCGTCCGGGAGGCTGCCGCCGATGGACTCGTCCGGCTCGGACGGCCGGCGCTGCCCGCCCTCACCCATGCCGCCGGCCGCGCCCGGCCGGACCGGAGGTCCCGCTACACCGCGATCATCGAGCAGATCAGCGCGCGGGAGGAGACGGCGAGGGAACAGCCCTGA
- a CDS encoding serine hydrolase translates to MNVLNRLPRRTGAAFATILMLGLTACGSAYNATAPSGARQTSAPGTAAPESRQIAAIVDRHMKEQDLTSAVYGVWRGDQLIAAGAVGGSPIGVPATSDMQLRIGQPMEPMLSTVLLQLDGEGVLKQDEPIAKWLPDFPRANQITPRMLADSTSGISDYVTDPNFLKQFYANPIKGFTSAELLALANERPPLFEPGKSFAYAHSDLVVLGEVLEKATGQPLGELLQKRILDPLNMRASKVMLTPQLSEPFLHGYTNERGVFEDSSFWNPTAFRHSGNMNTTVADVATWIRALADGRLLSPEQHQAMMAPSTAGLGPLTKDKFFAYGVAHAGDWFFMNPAYGGYHGVVYYDTVTKTLVVAYVTLGPKSDANTDNALPLGKEIATMLVPDRPPQM, encoded by the coding sequence GTGAACGTCTTGAACCGGCTCCCGCGCCGCACCGGCGCGGCCTTCGCCACGATCCTGATGCTCGGCCTCACCGCGTGCGGGTCCGCCTACAACGCGACCGCCCCGAGCGGCGCCAGGCAGACGTCCGCGCCGGGCACCGCTGCTCCGGAAAGCCGGCAGATCGCCGCCATCGTCGACCGCCACATGAAGGAACAGGACCTCACCAGCGCCGTCTACGGTGTCTGGCGCGGCGACCAGCTCATCGCCGCGGGCGCGGTCGGGGGTTCGCCCATCGGCGTCCCGGCCACCTCCGACATGCAGCTGCGCATCGGGCAGCCGATGGAGCCGATGCTCTCCACGGTGCTCCTGCAACTCGACGGCGAGGGCGTCCTCAAACAGGACGAGCCGATCGCGAAGTGGCTGCCCGACTTCCCGCGCGCGAACCAGATCACACCGAGGATGCTCGCCGACAGCACCTCGGGCATCTCCGACTACGTGACCGACCCCAACTTCCTGAAGCAGTTCTACGCCAACCCCATCAAGGGGTTCACGAGCGCGGAACTGCTCGCGCTCGCCAACGAGCGCCCGCCGCTGTTCGAGCCCGGCAAGAGCTTCGCGTACGCGCACAGCGACCTCGTCGTGCTGGGCGAGGTGCTGGAGAAGGCGACCGGGCAGCCGCTCGGCGAGTTGCTGCAGAAACGGATCCTCGACCCACTGAACATGCGCGCCAGCAAGGTCATGCTGACACCGCAGCTCAGCGAGCCCTTCCTACACGGCTACACGAACGAGCGCGGGGTCTTCGAGGACTCGTCCTTCTGGAACCCGACGGCGTTTCGCCACAGCGGCAACATGAACACGACCGTGGCCGACGTCGCCACCTGGATCCGCGCCCTCGCCGACGGCCGGCTGCTCAGCCCGGAGCAGCACCAGGCCATGATGGCACCGTCGACCGCCGGACTCGGGCCGCTGACGAAGGACAAGTTCTTCGCGTACGGCGTCGCGCACGCCGGCGACTGGTTCTTCATGAACCCGGCCTACGGGGGCTACCACGGTGTCGTGTACTACGACACCGTGACGAAGACGCTGGTCGTCGCCTACGTGACCCTGGGGCCGAAGTCCGACGCGAACACCGACAACGCGCTCCCGCTGGGCAAGGAGATCGCCACCATGCTGGTGCCCGACCGTCCGCCGCAGATGTGA